One Algibacter sp. L3A6 genomic region harbors:
- a CDS encoding T9SS type A sorting domain-containing protein, translating to MKKLLPLAILLFITDLVSAQEFKIISNNIGKRRDITHSINSNGFIVGINQYGGGYITQIEIPGIGNIMGIQAQRYGRGGQSSIRDMGRGGQYNPTQAGFSDHAGTECSITTVSSSKLVVPSRGCILYNGDGGYDYIESENIRVDPYNDDGENSDNDGIDETNLSVTIDGQIFTRQEAEVHSDFDYYGEYEDYTSKTGLAIPAIRHYLEYRFVRSSTEPKAAMKQFNEVGLKAAGKWNDSKFLSDISVVNPVGVYPGGIDNMNSIILSWSIRNDVAIWNPGYRYQQKQNGVWEIKARQKQFQGKIEELKLRFIVADSNDENSGNALGFYLPLSYLNEFNVVGVKESDNSEVYVDNRTTSDFYLDGQYRTPSMSWIGFRSELNGLIDRSKLTGQYAGVYEKLRQETILLQGTPAEIKTAFTQLDAYYASLLSVSDFENKKKDDFQLFPNPAEDQINIVLNNTNNSSEIRIFNTLGALVYSSEEIGNKISIPTAQIGANGLYFVKVGPLTKKLILK from the coding sequence ATGAAAAAATTATTACCATTAGCTATACTTCTTTTTATTACTGACTTAGTATCTGCACAAGAATTTAAAATTATTTCCAATAATATTGGCAAAAGACGAGACATTACGCATAGTATAAATTCCAATGGATTTATTGTTGGAATCAATCAATATGGAGGTGGTTATATCACACAAATTGAAATTCCTGGCATTGGAAATATTATGGGAATTCAAGCTCAGAGATATGGTCGTGGAGGTCAATCTTCAATTCGTGATATGGGAAGAGGTGGACAATATAACCCAACTCAAGCTGGTTTTAGTGATCATGCAGGAACGGAATGTAGTATTACAACAGTCTCAAGTAGTAAATTAGTTGTACCAAGCCGTGGCTGTATTTTATATAATGGTGATGGTGGTTATGACTATATTGAATCTGAAAATATAAGAGTTGATCCATACAATGATGATGGAGAAAATAGCGATAACGATGGTATTGACGAAACGAATCTATCAGTTACTATAGATGGGCAGATCTTCACAAGACAAGAAGCTGAAGTGCATAGCGATTTTGATTATTACGGAGAATATGAAGATTATACTTCGAAAACAGGACTCGCTATACCAGCTATCCGTCATTATTTAGAATATCGATTTGTAAGATCATCTACCGAACCAAAAGCTGCTATGAAACAATTTAACGAGGTTGGACTGAAAGCAGCGGGCAAATGGAATGATAGTAAATTTTTATCAGATATTTCGGTTGTAAATCCTGTTGGTGTATATCCTGGAGGCATTGATAATATGAACAGTATCATTTTATCTTGGAGTATTAGAAATGACGTAGCTATTTGGAATCCAGGTTACCGATACCAACAAAAACAAAATGGAGTTTGGGAAATTAAAGCTCGTCAAAAACAATTTCAAGGAAAAATAGAGGAGTTAAAACTTAGGTTTATTGTTGCCGATTCAAATGATGAAAACTCAGGAAACGCTTTAGGCTTTTATTTACCGTTATCTTATTTAAACGAATTTAATGTTGTTGGAGTAAAAGAATCAGATAATTCTGAAGTATATGTCGACAATAGAACAACTTCAGATTTTTATCTTGACGGACAATATCGTACACCATCAATGTCTTGGATTGGTTTTAGAAGTGAGTTAAATGGATTAATTGATAGATCTAAACTAACTGGTCAATACGCAGGTGTTTATGAAAAATTACGCCAAGAAACGATATTACTTCAAGGTACGCCAGCTGAAATTAAAACGGCTTTCACCCAATTAGATGCCTATTATGCTAGCTTACTTTCTGTTTCTGATTTTGAAAATAAAAAAAAAGATGATTTTCAACTCTTTCCAAATCCAGCCGAAGACCAAATAAATATAGTTTTAAATAATACAAATAATAGTTCCGAAATACGCATTTTCAATACACTCGGCGCACTTGTGTATTCATCAGAAGAAATAGGCAATAAAATTTCTATACCTACCGCACAGATTGGAGCTAATGGATTATACTTTGTAAAAGTGGGGCCTCTAACAAAAAAGCTTATTCTAAAATAA
- a CDS encoding fasciclin domain-containing protein — MKTLSYLKKISLIALATFVISSCEEDGITQIKNDDGDAINTEELNIIEILSADPNFSSFVAFLEEANLTTVLAADGKKTILAPTNDAFENYIDDNDFLSFEDIPDTALSELLLNHVIPDSSYTTTGLKALRTGYDKTLATGPNNTNVNIYFNGISGLAFNSVPVTGNQINAKNGTIHVVNGVVPPATLAALISSNTSFSGLVDAIIHVEDSGSPTLQPSYSEVLNNQTELGPFTVFAPLGSAFNTLKTSLGVQNIEDIPTERVDAVLLRHIVNGITPIDGFVDGEITTLDGGTITVNMAGLTLTDKDGTGRILPAISNLQATNGILHVVNRVIGETTKE; from the coding sequence ATGAAAACATTAAGCTATCTAAAAAAAATATCTTTAATCGCATTAGCGACTTTTGTAATTTCATCTTGTGAAGAAGATGGTATTACTCAAATTAAGAATGATGATGGTGATGCTATAAATACTGAAGAACTGAATATTATTGAAATTTTAAGTGCGGATCCAAATTTTAGTTCTTTTGTTGCATTTTTAGAGGAAGCTAACCTAACTACTGTTTTAGCTGCGGATGGAAAGAAAACCATATTGGCACCAACAAATGACGCTTTTGAAAATTATATTGATGATAATGATTTTCTTAGTTTTGAGGATATACCAGATACAGCTTTATCCGAACTTTTATTAAACCACGTTATACCAGATAGCAGTTACACGACTACAGGCCTTAAAGCGCTAAGAACTGGATATGATAAAACTTTGGCAACAGGACCAAATAATACTAACGTAAACATCTATTTTAATGGAATATCTGGATTAGCTTTTAACTCTGTACCTGTAACTGGTAATCAAATTAACGCTAAAAATGGTACTATACATGTTGTAAATGGTGTTGTTCCTCCAGCTACTCTTGCAGCATTAATTAGCTCAAATACCAGCTTTTCGGGTTTAGTTGATGCTATTATTCACGTAGAAGATTCAGGTTCTCCAACACTTCAACCATCCTACAGTGAAGTTTTAAATAACCAAACAGAATTAGGCCCTTTTACCGTTTTTGCACCATTAGGATCTGCATTTAACACTTTAAAAACAAGTTTAGGAGTTCAAAATATAGAAGATATCCCTACAGAAAGAGTTGACGCTGTTTTGTTAAGACATATTGTTAATGGAATAACACCAATTGACGGGTTTGTTGATGGAGAAATAACAACTTTAGATGGAGGAACAATTACTGTAAATATGGCTGGTTTAACACTTACAGACAAGGACGGTACTGGCAGAATACTTCCAGCAATAAGTAACTTACAAGCTACAAATGGTATTTTACACGTTGTAAATAGAGTCATTGGAGAAACGACAAAGGAATAA
- a CDS encoding alkaline phosphatase D family protein has protein sequence MYFSTGFKIGEVTNSSAIILSRLCKTEKPVAVYHQRKENPFKGPLDFDKTLPIHKMDGAVEGMSGEVKMELISCDTIISTDWENVSSNKDFTLKKKFENLNSNTIFSVVIYGRKNAKSPVTKIKGEFKTAPLPTEIIPVFFTSSTCQYFWSFDDDKRGFKIYDSMLKTKPSFHCQTGDFVYYDKPGPRVSNIELARHKWHAMNSWPSLLEFYTKTPLYVQKDDHDLLRNDASIYSKPLGELTYEDGLSIWKEQVPIEGIPYRTFRWGKDLQIWSVEVREFRSDNQSPDSKDKTIWGKDQISWFKETVEASDATFKILVSPTPIVGPDRSKGKYDNHSNTSFQTEGSWLRQYLADNNVFVINGDRHWQYVSVDPETGLWEFSQGPVSDFHAQGWSQKDVRPEHKFLRVKGGFLGVNVYRKKNNAIIEFIHYDVDGNEVNKEIMKTKINRK, from the coding sequence GTGTACTTTTCTACTGGATTTAAAATAGGTGAAGTAACAAATTCATCTGCAATTATACTCTCTAGGTTGTGTAAAACAGAAAAGCCAGTAGCGGTTTATCATCAAAGAAAAGAAAACCCTTTTAAAGGCCCTTTAGATTTTGATAAAACACTTCCAATTCATAAAATGGATGGTGCAGTAGAAGGGATGTCTGGAGAAGTGAAAATGGAATTAATTTCTTGTGATACCATCATTAGTACTGACTGGGAAAATGTTTCTAGTAATAAGGATTTTACATTGAAGAAAAAGTTTGAAAATTTAAATTCTAATACTATTTTTTCTGTTGTTATTTATGGTAGAAAAAATGCCAAAAGTCCGGTTACTAAAATCAAAGGGGAGTTTAAAACAGCTCCATTACCTACTGAAATTATACCTGTTTTTTTTACATCGTCTACGTGCCAATATTTTTGGTCATTTGATGATGATAAAAGAGGTTTTAAAATTTATGACAGTATGTTGAAAACGAAACCATCATTTCATTGTCAGACGGGAGATTTTGTATATTATGACAAGCCAGGACCAAGGGTTTCTAATATAGAACTAGCAAGGCATAAATGGCATGCAATGAATTCTTGGCCTTCTTTATTGGAGTTTTATACAAAGACACCTTTATATGTACAAAAAGATGATCATGACTTGTTAAGGAATGATGCAAGTATTTATTCGAAACCTTTAGGTGAATTGACATATGAAGATGGTTTGTCTATTTGGAAAGAACAAGTTCCTATAGAAGGAATTCCGTACAGAACTTTTAGATGGGGTAAAGATTTACAAATTTGGTCGGTAGAAGTAAGAGAGTTTAGAAGTGATAATCAATCTCCTGATAGTAAAGACAAGACAATTTGGGGTAAAGATCAAATTAGTTGGTTTAAAGAAACAGTAGAAGCATCTGACGCAACCTTTAAGATTCTTGTTTCTCCAACTCCTATAGTAGGGCCAGATCGATCAAAAGGAAAGTATGATAATCACTCAAATACTTCGTTTCAAACGGAAGGTAGTTGGCTGCGTCAATATCTTGCAGATAACAATGTATTTGTAATTAATGGAGATAGACATTGGCAATATGTTTCGGTTGACCCAGAAACTGGATTATGGGAGTTTAGTCAAGGGCCAGTAAGTGATTTTCATGCACAAGGTTGGAGTCAGAAAGATGTAAGACCTGAACATAAATTTCTTAGGGTTAAAGGAGGGTTTTTAGGCGTGAATGTATATCGTAAAAAAAACAACGCAATTATAGAATTTATTCATTACGATGTTGATGGTAATGAGGTGAATAAAGAAATAATGAAAACAAAAATTAACAGAAAATAA
- a CDS encoding sulfatase — MKEKVIFVLLLVITLSGCHSNKKKEVVESLEKPNVLFIAVDDLNDWIGVLGGHPQAKTPNIDKLAARGMLFSNAHCQAPVCNPSRASMMTSLYPSSTGIYFLNPDIKDSPIASKNIVMPKRFQAEGYTVFGGGKLLHNGEGINETHIPNYAGQFGGFGPMPKEKISTYPGHPLWDWGAFPETDNQMPDYKIASWAESKLKGNYEKPFWMGVGFYRPHVPQFAPQKWFDMYPLETLQLPKTISDDLDDISSYGIDITREKHVSPTHEWVLENDAWKPLVQSYLACVSFVDEQVGRVITALDNGEYGDNTYIVLFSDHGFHLGEKERFAKRSLWEDGTRVPLIIVGPGIEKGKICHKPVQLLDVYPTLLELTNLEPDLNLEGHSLVSLLKNTNTEWSHYARTSFGPGNYSITSEDYRFIQYKDGSEEFYDHNSDPEEWHNEINNPKYIEVIGKHRSEIPKEQYEILGEGSTGHLSYEASDNNRGNDKR; from the coding sequence ATGAAAGAAAAAGTAATATTTGTTTTATTATTAGTAATAACTCTAAGCGGTTGTCATTCAAATAAAAAGAAAGAGGTAGTTGAGTCATTAGAAAAGCCAAATGTTTTATTTATAGCTGTAGACGATCTTAATGATTGGATAGGCGTTTTGGGTGGACATCCGCAGGCAAAAACACCGAATATAGATAAGTTGGCTGCTCGGGGTATGCTTTTTAGTAATGCCCATTGTCAAGCACCTGTTTGTAATCCGTCGCGAGCTAGTATGATGACATCTTTATATCCTAGTAGTACTGGTATCTATTTTTTGAATCCAGATATTAAGGATTCGCCTATAGCAAGTAAGAATATTGTGATGCCAAAGCGATTTCAAGCTGAAGGGTATACTGTTTTTGGAGGCGGTAAATTATTGCACAATGGCGAAGGGATAAACGAAACTCATATTCCAAATTACGCCGGACAATTTGGAGGTTTTGGGCCTATGCCAAAAGAAAAAATTAGTACATATCCAGGGCATCCATTATGGGATTGGGGTGCTTTTCCAGAGACAGATAATCAAATGCCAGATTATAAAATAGCCTCTTGGGCAGAAAGTAAATTAAAAGGAAATTACGAAAAGCCCTTTTGGATGGGGGTTGGTTTTTATCGTCCGCATGTGCCACAATTTGCACCGCAAAAATGGTTTGATATGTATCCATTAGAAACTCTTCAATTACCAAAAACGATATCAGATGATTTGGACGATATTTCATCTTATGGCATAGATATTACAAGAGAAAAGCACGTGTCTCCAACTCACGAATGGGTTTTAGAAAATGATGCTTGGAAACCCCTCGTACAGTCTTATCTAGCTTGTGTGAGTTTTGTAGACGAACAAGTAGGACGCGTTATTACCGCTCTTGATAATGGCGAATATGGAGATAATACATATATTGTTTTATTTAGCGATCACGGATTTCATTTAGGTGAAAAAGAACGTTTTGCAAAGCGTAGTTTGTGGGAAGATGGCACTAGAGTTCCTTTGATAATTGTAGGTCCTGGAATTGAAAAAGGAAAAATATGTCACAAACCTGTCCAATTATTAGATGTCTATCCTACGTTATTGGAATTGACCAATCTTGAACCCGATTTAAACCTAGAAGGACATTCTTTAGTGTCATTATTGAAAAACACAAATACTGAATGGTCGCATTATGCAAGAACCAGTTTTGGACCAGGTAACTATTCCATAACTTCTGAAGACTATCGTTTTATTCAGTATAAAGATGGTTCTGAAGAATTTTATGATCATAATTCTGACCCAGAAGAATGGCATAATGAAATAAATAATCCTAAATATATTGAAGTTATTGGAAAGCATCGTTCTGAGATTCCTAAAGAACAATATGAAATATTAGGAGAGGGATCTACTGGACATTTATCATATGAGGCATCAGATAATAATAGGGGAAACGATAAAAGATGA
- a CDS encoding alpha-L-rhamnosidase produces MHKKIILLFLVAITFSCQKSNEAISINKITVNYFENPLGIDDPHPSISWSMFSNERNKKQSAYQIKVANSEKALEDDSNLFWDSGKLNSHQNSQIRYAGSKLNSGQSCYFKVKVWDENDVASEWSKTHFWTMGLLNEDDWKAKWIGFKTDDKNKQDTLHLPPAPYLRKSFAVNKTVQKATLYVTSLGVFEIALNGNKIGKDLLTPGWTNYNKRIYYKTYDVSNAINKGENTLGAILGDGWYAGYVGPKVLSKPRNRELYGLHPALLSQLEVEYEDGTKDIIVSDDSWKAKEGPIVYADLLMGTGYNANLELTNWNTSDYDDQNWDNVFIHKGTEGKLQAYPGNNIQVYDELKPIEITEPTKGTYVFNMGQNFAGHARLQVQGNKNDTIIMRFGERLYDDGKLMTENLRFARATDTYILKGEGVEIWEPKFTYHGFQYVEVTGLKNKPDPNTITGIAFGSSTPMESAFTSSNTILNKMFENVIWTQRSNFMEIPTDSPQRDERLGWLGDVQIFSKSALYNANLGAFNKKWFADVRDAQYDFGPYSVFAPQPYPKLEWFSPGWMEAGVMVPYNTFKFYGDTKIIEDHYESMTRFMDYHIEKSKDDKFYPEDSWGEAKPKGGFGDWLSMTDKHLAHDIMASMYYQYALKIMAEMSKAIENDEKADYYQSTYETSVAAFIKHYLDENGKFQIDETIYGDGKGYFEGEKGFTGHTQSAYATAIYFDILPEELKTKSGEHLVALLEENDNLPSSGILGIRQLLPALSKIGRSDLAYQILLKKEYPSWGFQIANGATTIWERWNSYTPEKGFNGEMNAKMNSFNHYAFGAFSQFLFSDMAGIKTEDAGFNKIIIRPNLGDKSLSNLKGEYGSINGKIVSSWSIKDNTFSLEVEIPVNTTAKVFIPAKKESVIKENNIKILEREGIYQVIEIGSGNYSFESEI; encoded by the coding sequence ATGCATAAAAAAATAATTCTTCTTTTTTTAGTAGCTATTACATTTTCTTGTCAAAAATCTAATGAAGCTATCTCTATTAATAAAATAACCGTAAACTATTTTGAGAATCCTTTGGGAATTGATGATCCACATCCAAGTATTAGTTGGTCAATGTTTTCAAATGAAAGAAACAAGAAACAATCTGCATATCAAATTAAAGTCGCTAATTCAGAAAAAGCACTTGAAGATGATAGTAACCTGTTTTGGGATTCTGGTAAATTAAATTCACATCAAAACTCACAAATTCGCTATGCTGGAAGCAAACTGAATTCAGGACAAAGTTGTTATTTCAAAGTCAAAGTTTGGGACGAAAATGATGTCGCTTCAGAATGGAGCAAAACCCATTTCTGGACCATGGGTCTGCTTAACGAAGACGATTGGAAAGCAAAATGGATTGGTTTTAAAACAGACGATAAAAATAAGCAAGACACCTTGCACTTACCTCCTGCTCCATATTTAAGAAAATCATTTGCAGTTAACAAAACAGTTCAAAAAGCAACACTTTATGTAACTTCATTAGGTGTTTTTGAAATAGCATTAAATGGAAACAAAATAGGAAAAGATTTACTAACGCCTGGGTGGACTAATTATAATAAACGCATCTATTATAAAACCTATGATGTTAGCAATGCCATAAACAAAGGAGAAAATACGCTAGGTGCTATTTTAGGCGATGGTTGGTATGCCGGTTATGTTGGCCCAAAAGTATTATCAAAGCCAAGAAACAGAGAACTATATGGTTTACATCCGGCTTTATTATCGCAATTAGAGGTTGAATATGAAGATGGCACCAAAGACATCATCGTTTCAGATGACAGTTGGAAAGCTAAGGAAGGCCCCATAGTTTATGCCGATTTACTTATGGGAACTGGTTATAACGCTAATTTAGAATTGACCAATTGGAACACTTCGGATTACGATGACCAAAATTGGGATAACGTATTCATTCATAAAGGAACAGAAGGCAAACTGCAAGCATATCCCGGAAATAATATCCAAGTTTATGATGAATTAAAACCTATAGAAATTACAGAACCAACCAAAGGCACCTATGTTTTTAATATGGGACAAAATTTTGCTGGTCATGCCCGTTTACAGGTACAAGGAAACAAAAACGACACAATTATCATGCGTTTTGGAGAACGTTTATACGATGATGGCAAATTAATGACCGAAAATTTAAGATTTGCCCGAGCAACAGATACTTACATTTTAAAAGGCGAAGGTGTTGAAATATGGGAACCTAAATTCACATATCATGGTTTTCAATACGTCGAAGTTACAGGTCTTAAAAACAAACCAGATCCCAATACGATTACGGGTATCGCTTTTGGATCTTCAACACCCATGGAAAGTGCATTTACCTCTTCCAATACTATTTTAAATAAAATGTTTGAAAATGTGATTTGGACCCAGCGTTCAAATTTCATGGAAATTCCTACGGATAGCCCCCAACGCGATGAACGTTTGGGTTGGCTTGGTGATGTTCAGATTTTCTCTAAATCGGCACTATACAATGCTAATCTTGGTGCTTTTAATAAAAAATGGTTTGCAGATGTTCGTGATGCCCAATATGATTTTGGACCTTATTCTGTTTTTGCCCCTCAACCCTATCCAAAATTAGAATGGTTTTCTCCTGGTTGGATGGAAGCTGGTGTTATGGTGCCTTACAATACTTTTAAATTTTACGGAGACACTAAAATAATAGAAGATCATTATGAGTCTATGACGCGTTTTATGGATTATCATATTGAAAAAAGTAAAGATGATAAATTTTATCCTGAAGATTCTTGGGGAGAAGCAAAACCTAAAGGCGGCTTTGGAGATTGGCTATCCATGACTGATAAACATTTGGCGCACGATATTATGGCATCTATGTATTATCAATATGCACTAAAAATAATGGCTGAAATGAGTAAAGCCATAGAAAATGATGAAAAAGCAGATTATTATCAATCTACTTATGAAACTTCTGTTGCTGCATTTATAAAACATTATTTAGATGAAAACGGTAAATTTCAAATTGACGAAACTATTTATGGTGATGGGAAAGGCTATTTTGAAGGCGAAAAAGGGTTCACAGGACATACGCAATCGGCATACGCCACAGCCATTTATTTTGATATTCTTCCAGAGGAACTAAAAACAAAATCTGGAGAACATTTAGTAGCACTTTTAGAAGAAAATGATAATTTACCATCATCTGGTATCTTAGGAATTCGACAATTGCTTCCTGCACTTTCTAAAATTGGTCGTTCAGATTTAGCATACCAAATATTACTTAAAAAAGAATATCCTAGTTGGGGCTTTCAAATTGCAAATGGTGCCACCACTATTTGGGAACGTTGGAATAGTTACACACCAGAAAAAGGATTTAACGGCGAAATGAATGCTAAAATGAATTCCTTTAACCATTATGCTTTTGGTGCATTTTCTCAGTTTCTATTTAGTGATATGGCTGGTATTAAAACTGAAGATGCAGGATTCAATAAGATTATTATCCGTCCTAATTTGGGCGATAAATCATTATCAAATCTTAAAGGAGAATATGGTTCTATAAATGGCAAGATTGTGTCTTCTTGGTCTATTAAAGACAATACATTTTCATTAGAAGTTGAAATTCCTGTTAACACCACAGCTAAAGTATTTATCCCTGCCAAAAAAGAGTCTGTTATTAAAGAAAATAATATAAAAATATTAGAAAGAGAAGGTATCTATCAAGTAATAGAAATTGGCTCTGGAAACTATTCTTTTGAATCTGAAATATAA
- a CDS encoding EthD family reductase: MNKGMIKLSALYPKQEGSHFDIDYYCNIHTPMVVRLLGDSLKHSAVEQGLSGFERGSESTFMACGHLYFDSIDEMHKAFEPYLDEIMGDIKNYTNVTPYFQISEVKI, translated from the coding sequence ATGAATAAAGGAATGATAAAATTAAGTGCATTATATCCTAAACAAGAAGGGAGTCATTTTGATATTGACTATTACTGTAATATTCATACTCCAATGGTAGTAAGGTTGTTAGGGGATTCTCTAAAGCACTCAGCAGTTGAGCAAGGTCTTAGTGGCTTTGAAAGAGGTTCAGAAAGTACTTTTATGGCATGTGGACACCTATATTTTGATTCGATAGACGAAATGCATAAGGCGTTTGAACCTTATTTAGATGAGATTATGGGTGATATTAAAAACTATACCAATGTGACACCTTACTTTCAAATTAGTGAAGTTAAAATTTAA
- a CDS encoding sulfatase-like hydrolase/transferase gives MKLLSFFLMSTMLLNAQQQDTLKQASKPNILWIVAEDHGPHMGAYGDTFATTPNIDEFAEKGMCYNYAWSSAPVCAPARTTLWSGISGPSSGGEHMRSMSPFPEGKNMFPKYLRDIGYYCSGNGKEDYNLSTPKGVWDESSNRAHYNKRKPGQPFFAYFNNTQSHEGHIHDITRTAKNKRKSSLHDPAKVKLPKYHPDCEAMRLEWAAYYNSISVVDSVAGKRLAELAEAGLEDNTIVFYFADHGGGLARNKRWPNNAGLQVPVVVYFPEKWKHLAPKEYKAGGRSDRLISFVDFAPTMLSIAGIEPPQWMQGHPFAGSYQEKEQPYVYGFRGRMDERLDLVRTVSNGRYVYIRNYMPQFSQGQRIDSQIRFHFSSTAAWKKLYDQGKLNKAQSLFWETPKAPEELYDLKNDPDEVINLVSSKEHQSILNEMRKAQKEYACTIKDVGFIPENERFNTEIALYDFGQNKKLYPFKKIIATAEMASLMKPEDISDLTHLMSDENKIVRYWATMGIMMHGKNAVEQNKKELVKALSDTSDDVKIAAAWGLVKYTSSKFSKDALQLLSEQALRKDNIFVVIAALTALDDCELKTKSLQNDFAKWEINPETPNKRYASYPGKLMTSIYLRYGIPVKKGKKKNRK, from the coding sequence ATGAAATTACTATCCTTTTTTTTAATGTCAACAATGCTCCTTAATGCACAGCAACAGGACACTTTGAAACAAGCTTCAAAACCAAATATCCTCTGGATTGTTGCTGAAGATCATGGCCCACATATGGGTGCTTATGGCGATACTTTTGCTACCACTCCAAACATAGATGAATTTGCAGAGAAAGGCATGTGTTATAATTACGCATGGTCTTCTGCTCCCGTTTGTGCACCTGCTAGAACCACACTTTGGTCTGGCATTTCTGGACCAAGTTCAGGTGGAGAGCACATGCGTAGTATGTCTCCCTTTCCTGAAGGAAAAAATATGTTTCCTAAATATCTCCGAGATATAGGATATTACTGTTCTGGAAACGGAAAAGAAGATTACAACCTAAGTACTCCTAAAGGGGTTTGGGATGAATCTTCTAACAGAGCACATTACAATAAGCGCAAACCCGGACAACCCTTTTTTGCCTATTTTAATAATACACAAAGTCATGAAGGTCATATACATGACATAACTCGAACTGCTAAAAACAAGAGAAAATCATCTTTACACGACCCTGCCAAAGTAAAATTACCAAAATACCATCCAGATTGTGAAGCTATGCGATTAGAATGGGCTGCTTATTATAATAGTATTTCTGTGGTAGACTCTGTTGCGGGTAAACGTCTTGCTGAACTTGCAGAAGCTGGATTAGAAGATAATACTATTGTTTTCTATTTTGCCGACCATGGCGGTGGACTTGCTCGTAATAAACGTTGGCCTAATAATGCGGGGCTTCAAGTACCAGTCGTTGTTTATTTTCCTGAGAAATGGAAACATCTTGCTCCTAAAGAATATAAAGCTGGTGGGCGGTCTGATCGTTTAATTAGTTTTGTTGATTTTGCACCAACCATGCTTAGTATTGCAGGTATTGAACCTCCACAATGGATGCAAGGACATCCTTTTGCAGGAAGCTATCAAGAAAAAGAACAACCCTATGTTTATGGATTTAGAGGACGTATGGACGAGCGTTTAGATTTGGTAAGAACTGTTTCTAACGGACGTTATGTTTATATCAGAAATTATATGCCGCAATTTTCACAAGGACAACGAATCGATTCACAAATACGTTTTCACTTTTCTTCAACTGCTGCTTGGAAAAAATTGTATGACCAAGGAAAACTAAACAAAGCACAAAGTCTTTTTTGGGAGACTCCAAAAGCTCCTGAAGAATTATATGATCTAAAAAATGATCCTGACGAAGTAATAAACTTGGTGTCTTCTAAAGAGCATCAAAGTATTTTAAATGAAATGCGTAAGGCTCAAAAAGAGTATGCTTGTACTATAAAGGATGTTGGATTTATTCCAGAAAACGAACGTTTTAATACAGAAATTGCTCTCTACGACTTTGGTCAAAACAAGAAACTTTACCCTTTCAAAAAAATTATTGCTACGGCTGAAATGGCTTCGTTAATGAAACCTGAAGATATCTCTGACTTGACTCATCTTATGTCTGATGAAAATAAAATAGTAAGATACTGGGCAACTATGGGAATAATGATGCACGGTAAAAATGCAGTAGAACAAAACAAAAAAGAGCTAGTAAAAGCGCTCTCAGATACTTCTGATGATGTGAAAATTGCAGCTGCGTGGGGTTTAGTCAAATATACTTCATCTAAATTCTCTAAAGACGCATTACAATTACTCTCTGAACAAGCACTAAGAAAAGACAATATATTTGTTGTTATTGCTGCTCTCACAGCTTTGGATGATTGCGAATTAAAAACGAAGAGTTTACAAAATGATTTTGCTAAATGGGAAATAAACCCTGAAACACCTAATAAACGTTACGCATCATACCCTGGTAAATTAATGACAAGTATATATCTTCGCTATGGTATACCTGTAAAAAAAGGAAAGAAGAAGAACAGAAAATAA